The DNA window CCGCAACGAGAAATGTGAATTGTTGAAGTTTTAGGGGGAATTTTGTAGTTAACTCATTTGTCGAAAAAGCAAAGGGATTTTTACTGCtctatacatatatcaatTGTGTTGCACTATAATCGCAAAAGAGATGCAACTTTATATTGGCAGGCTATGCAAATTTGTATCTGATCAATTTCTCATTTTTATGCATTATGCAGTTGACAGGAATCCCTCCACTTGCTGCAACTGAAGCTGCAGGACTCCTAATTGGCCAATTACACTAGCAAGTCGATGAATAGCACTCTGCCAAGTCAACCAGCACTATTTTCCCGGGAAGACCTGAGAATCCGTAATCGATTTCCTTTTCTATCTTGCAACTTCTCGTCGAGAAGGACGCTTCAAACTTTGTTGAATAACTTCTTGTTGGTTGCTGTCCGGATCGTTTTGTTGCATCGTAAACTTGCTTGTTTAAAGTTCGCTTTCGACAAgttgataaatatttaatcgTGATGGGGCTGACGCAGAAATGCAGAagtatagtatatatagtatgGATAGACTGCTATCCACTTAATATGTAAAtggaaatacatacatacgtacatgcAGATGCTTGCAACACACATTGTCGATATGAATGCATTTGCATTCGTGTTTATAGCACCTTTTTTGATTGTACTGATTAAGTTCTATTCAGTTTAGCTCGTGATAAATAAAGCTTTTTATCCTGAACGGAGATTCGCTGCAGCTCAGTTTGGTAAGCCAAAAGATAATTTATGCTGACAGTTTTTCGGAAGTTAAGTGTGCTTTTATAGGATTAGAAGGTCAGTACAGTCCGCGACATCGCTGACAGGCGGGCACGCACGCTGGCAACGTGACAAATGATTCAATTTGGCGAATTTTACACATTGCTGCAGTTGCCGACAGTCGCGTTCTTCAATTTATATAAGACTAATTAGAATCGAGTGCTTCGGTTTCAACTGGACCGGTATTTAATTGGATGGCCGTGCCATACggatatgtatgtacatatatttgtatatatatgtctTTATCCtcctccgcaaacactgcTCCTGTCAGGATGATTTTCAGTGTCCAGACAGCAGGACATTCCGTGCGCAGAGAGACACATAATCTGGACGACGGTTTTTTGCATTTACAACAGTTTAAGTTACAgataattcaattaattacACGCTGGGCGACCTCGACAGCATCGTTAACCGTCGACAGTCGCTGAATTAATTCATTTCCCTGCCATTCCAGTTCACTTTTACTGGCTCGAAAACAAAGTAGTTACtcgctaattaaaacttttgcgTTCGTACagattttttatatatttttaccGAATGGAAAAGTTTTGTGTCCCCTGGTGagtttgaaaatatgcatccTGTCAAACTTTACAAAAATCTGATGTATCTTTTGTGCAAACCATACTATATATGCTTTATTCCTGCCACATCATATTCAGCTGCGTATTAATTTCGATCTCCACAACTGCATATGTTTGGAAAGTTATAAAACACCTGGGGAAATGCATATTTCCCAGAATATTTTAAGTTCGATTATACTGCAGTTGCAACGCAGGACAGACTGTACCCGCCTCGATACAGTAATCATGTAAATTCCCCCTTTTTGCGCAATTGAAGGCGACCTTTATTTATGGCGACGCGCCAATTAAAACGCCGTTGATTGGAAAGCAGTAAAGTGCAAGCGAAAAACTTCCAAagatacaaaaacaaaagcccgGCGGAATCCAGATCCCAAGCAATAAGTTGGCGGACAGAGTCTGACATTAAACCCTAACTAGATCactggatgtggatgtggatgtggtgCAGGTGGAGGCGGTTTGGTAACCACGATGGTGGGTTACACGTTAATATGCAGCACCACCACCTGACTGACAAACTAAACCACATTGCATTGACTGACTACTGAATCTCGAATCTCGAATGCGCATATTATTATCCAGCGGAATTAGTCAATAAGCTGTGGTTGCCACCAACCATCGCTAGATGTTTATTGTTTCAGTTTCTGCCTCTGTTTCTATGGCAGAATTATGAGAATGGCAATTTCAGGGCTCCTCTTAAATCGGCACTAATTAGGCCTGTCTCTTCCATGCCAGAGCCCAATCAATTATAAATTTTCCGCGAGCACAGTATGCACCAATTAGGAACTTGGCCTAATGAGCACGAAGGACAATCTGCCCAAATGGCCGAAGCAGAAACAAACAAGAAATTCGAGCATCGAAATTTACTGGTAAATTTCCGAAATTGCTATTTAAACTTTTAAGGACTTTTTCTTTACCAAATTACCAAAACATCTACATATCTTGAACTATATCTTGTAATCTAGCTATCTAGCATAAAAATCTTTGATAGTTGCAATATTTATCttgcttttaaaatattttaaacaagaCTTTATAATATAGAAAATGTAGTTGGGGCTGTAAATATTTGGCACACGTGTGCGGGTGAACTCTTAAAGACTCCGTGTTCCCAAAATAGCCCTTTCCCGgatattatttgttttatttgcggAGGAAGGGCGGAGCAAGAGAAGGCCAATTCAACCCAATAccatccaatccaatccctTCATTTTGGAGCCAAACGAACGCAACTCACCTCGTGGGCCTTTGGATGCTGGTGCTGGCAGTTGTGAGCGGTGGCCGAAACGAGGAGCCAAGAGCAGATGCCGACGGCTGCCAGGAATTTGGCCATGTTACCGAGGGGGCGGGGCGGGGGCGAGTTGGCCATGGTGTTTTACTTCGGGGTAGAATATTGCTGTGGATATTATAGAGTACTCAGCATTGTAGCGGTGATCCTTTTCATTGTCAGGATTAGTACGATTTTTGTTTAACTATCACTTGACTTCAACACGCATATCTGCACTTAAAattctttgtttattttcctcTTTGTTTGCTTATGTTTGCTGCTTTTTCGCCGTTTGCTTTGTCAATTAACTCGCGAAAACCGGCTCGATTCGAATCCCTTTCCTCTCACTCGCACACATAAACaattcgcacacacacacaaatatacgCACACACAGAGACACTCAATTATTGGGGCCTTTGGActactttttgtttttgttttcgggtGGGTGTGTCCGTGTTCGCCAATCTCAGCCcacgccaaaaaaaaatgcacaaaactACAGCAAACTACAAACTGCAGTTAGCCGCAAAGCAGGAACAAACTCGCACTTAAATGTCAAATTCTCATGAACTGTCCGTGCAGCGAGAGCATTCTGTAGGACTCACTGCCATTCCCGACACAGTGGGCACTCAATAAGCGCATTCGCCGAGCCTTTTCATTCAGCAAAACCATAAAAACACTCGCGCTAACGGGGGGCGTTTGGATACCGGCGGGGGTGGTTGGCACGAACAACAAACACAGAAATACGCGAGTCGAATCGTCCGACAACGACGTTAACGTTCGCCAGCCGATTTTGTTTTGAATCGAGTCTCTATCCAAATGCATATATACATGGACACAAAGACAGAGTGGCCATtcaacgaaaacgaaaatcaCGGTCTTATGCTTTTCCGAATCTGGTAACACCTTCTTATTAGCGCTAAAATATTCCgcgaaaataataaacatcgaGCGTTACGTTGCTTATCTATATTTCAAATCGACTTTATTAAAAATCAACATAACGGCAAAACATGGATAATTCAATGCCAACTGCTAATGCTCACACCAAAAACATAACGAACTGTTACCAGAGATTGGAGTTCAGTGTTGGCTAACGTACAAGTGCATCTAACAGGTTGgcataaaaaaataaggaaaataccTTTTACGCTTATAAAAGATTAATATATACTTTCAAAAAGATCCGATCtctaaatttaataaaatataaattttcattaaaataccaTGACTAAAAACTTGTTAATTTGaatcaatttttatttgccgcCTGAATCTAGTGATGTACGTTTTCATAGAAGAAACGGACGATATATCGAATCAATCGAAGAACGGATGATATCGTTGTAAACATAAATCATTTCCCATCTCTACCGCATGCACGATTTGTGTACAACCGCGAGTttgattaataatataatataatttaaatctGATACCTTCAAGAAAAAGGCACAAAAATGGAGGAGGTTCTCGAGACGATGCAGCTGGAGAACATGCACTGCGATGTGTGCGAGGGTACGACCTTCCAGGAGCGCGAGGGATTCTACTACTGCGTGGAGTGCGGCACACAGAAAGATCAGATTCGTGCAGTGGACATTACCGCCGAGGATAACTTTGATGATACGGCAGCAGGCCGGTACACAGCCAGGACGATCCGACAGAAGAAGGATACGGAGAAGGAAGATGAGGACGACATCACCTCGTGGGAGTTTTACAATTACGTGCTGCGCGGCTTCCTTCAGGAGCTGCTCAACATGGGCGCCAAGCCGGAGCTTAAGCTGATGACCCTGCAGGTTTGGACGGCTTACTTGGGCAGCATGGAGGTGGCCTTCAGCAAGAGCAACAAGACGGGACTGCCCAAACTTAATGTGCGGGCGCTGCCCATGTGGGTTCATGCATACCCCTAAAATTTCTTATTTTCAAATTCCCAATTCTTTCAGAGATGCCCGCATCATCTACAACCATAAGCCATTGAAGAAAGGCAAGAAGGGCAAGAAGAGCACTCTAACGGGTGACCCAAATGATGAGCGCGCCAAGTTCAGATTGTGGAACAGAACTAAGGTAGTTTATTAGCCGCTGGTAGTCGGTATATAGAATTCGTTAGGGaacagcaggggcagcagcaggaaaaggGTCCGTTGGTAGTCATTATACATGGGTTTTGCTGTATTTATCTCCTGTACTGGCTTAGAATCTGTAGCGATATgttgaataaaaaataagcGTTAGGATTAGTTTAACTAATTACTTTCAATGCCTTCTGGAGCTCCGGGCACAGGTTGTCCGTAGGCCAATGCCAGGATGGCCAAGCCGATTATAAACAGACGCATGGACATATGTGCAACGAGTCACTTTACCAAACTGTTGCTGACATGACCACGTTCGTCTTTTATAGCTCCACAAGCTATGTAAGCGACATAGTTACTTGACTCATTAGTGATGTTTACTCAGATGCCAGTCTAACACCTTGCTCCCATTCCATTTGCAGCGGAATCTAGACGCCTCCGGCTACCGCTCGCACGGAGGAGCTTCAGAGTCCGAAGGGGAGCAGAGTCTCCACCTGCAATGGTCAATGCGTGCACGCAAGTCCCTGAAACGCCATATGCCGCTGAAGCACCTGGACAAGCACAGCCGCGACAGCAAGGGTAGTATGTCGTGCCACAGCCTTAGACCGAGGGTCAAGCAGCTGCAAAATTTTGACCGTAACATCTATTGCCTGAATATTATCAAGTTGTATGTGGTGCTGGGCATAGCCCTTAATATGGTGGAGGATGATATACAGCTATCGGACCTGCTGCGCTTCATTGATGAGGAGCACTTGACCAAGCGGTGCATGCTTAACTATCTGCCGGGAAATGTGGCGGCCAAGGGCAAGGCACTGCTCAAAGATATGGAGCTCAGCAAAATCAAAGACAAAGTTACCAACAAGGTGACTATAATCCATCATTTTCTAACGATGGTATTTCTATTAATATATATCTTTACATTCTCCACAGCTTCTGCGTTCAAACATTGCATCTATGTCTCGATTCATAAACTTGTCTGAATATCAAAAACCGAACCTGAACTCCCTAGCGGAGCGCTATATTCTGGAGTTGGCACTGCCACCTCGGCTACTGAAGTACGTGAATAGCCTGCTTGACCTG is part of the Drosophila sechellia strain sech25 chromosome 3R, ASM438219v1, whole genome shotgun sequence genome and encodes:
- the LOC116801811 gene encoding uncharacterized protein LOC116801811, yielding MSMRLFIIGLAILALAYGQPVPGAPEGIENSKPVQEINTAKPMYNDYQRTLFLLLPLLFPNEFYIPTTSG